The segment AACAGCATTCCTGTGCAGCAGGGATATTCCTGCTTCCATTGTATTAAAGTGTTATGACTGGGCGATAGAACAACGCGATAAGGGCGCATGTGTTATAAGCGGCTTTCATTCACAAATAGAAAAAGATGTTTTTCATTACCTGCTGGCAGGCACGCAGCCTGTGATTATGGCTTTGGCTCGCGGGATGAAAAAAAGATTTGAGCCTGAATTAAGAAAAGAAATCGATAAAGGTCGCTTATTAATTGTAACTCCATTTGATAAAGAAATTGAATATGTAACTTCAAAAACTGCTGAGAAAAGAAACAGGTTAATGATTGAGCTAGCTGAAAAGGTTGTTATAGGGTGTGCGAGTAGAGGTGGTATGCTTGCTAACCTTATTTTAGAAATAGATGAAAAAAAACTAAATAAAATATAGTGAATGTGTAAAATGGGTATAATCCTCAAAACATCAATTGAGCTGGATAAAAGATAACAGGTTAAAGGTCTTTCAGAAACAGAATTACAGAGCCTTGATTTTGAGTTTGACCTTATATTTGTGAACGGCGGCAACAACCTGGAAAACCTTTTGAGAGCTGAAGAGAAATGGAAGGCGCGGGTTATGGAGGAAGAATTTAAGGAAAGTTATCGATATGATGCTATTAATCTAACGCACCTACTGTGATAGTCTTTATTGGAGAAAAGATGCCATGATGACAATGAAAATGTTTACACGTAAATTTGAATCAATTCCAGCCATAACCTCCTGGTATCTTTCTGATATCAGTGAATCAAAGGGAAGACAGGAATTATTCACACGACAATCGCCTCAAAGACTTAAGGTATTGCGTGAACATGCCCTTATTGAGAGTGCTGTATCCTCTAATCGAATTGAAG is part of the Desulfatiglans sp. genome and harbors:
- a CDS encoding DNA-binding protein codes for the protein MIVASLGNRDILKLHKTAFLCSRDIPASIVLKCYDWAIEQRDKGACVISGFHSQIEKDVFHYLLAGTQPVIMALARGMKKRFEPELRKEIDKGRLLIVTPFDKEIEYVTSKTAEKRNRLMIELAEKVVIGCASRGGMLANLILEIDEKKLNKI